The genomic DNA AATGCAAGGAGAGCTCAGAGATCACGCTTACAAAGGCAGGATTTCTATCCGCAGCCATTTTGACTGGGTCAATATTTTTGCTTATTctatgttgttgttttgtgcgCGAGAGTCGGTACAGTAGACAGAGATATGCGGAGCGACAGCGCAgatcaagaagaagaagaagatctCGGCAGGGTAGAAGACGGTCAACACTTCCTAATACAAATGCGGTAGAAAATGGAGCATTTACCACAGATTGCGAACGGGGATTTACAATACCTCCCCCAGAATACCCTAGGGATGAATTGAGTACTTCCGCGGATGATAATGATGCTAATTCTACTCCACTGGGGGAACAGAATTGTTCACCCCCGCCCTACTGCACTCTGTCTTTCGACCTCCCGCCTTCATATGAAGAAGCCCTTCAAACTGAAGCGAACGGGGGTGATTTAACAGAAGTAGCATAgagaccaaaaattaacccatcCTCTCTGAGGGACGAATtgttgagtctgtggataaaatcctccGGTGTGATCACTCAAATGGAACCACTTCAACATTTAAATAGTACGCTGTGAAGGGTAttgttttcaagcagtttactctaggatagggtatataaatcagaacatttgggtctagaatagggtatcatttttcaggaaactgatcagttggttgaagattttatctagactagtgaaacagctactctatgatagggggatttggggagtttactctagtatagggtagcaaaatttagctaAACTAGCTCtagtataggttaagggttccagggtcctggcggcacatccctacccagaaattcctaaagtacccccccccccccccagaatgAAATACACTGAAAATGAATGGTGCCCATCGAAGCAGTCTTTTGGGCAATCAAGACCTTCCCTTAAAAAATTCAACATCTTGCATACTGAGatgaaaagaaatatacaaacaaAAGGCTTCTTGAAGCTCTTCAGAGATTGCCCCCATAGTTCCTGTGTACCATTgccttttctaaattaaatatcctgcgtagtatttttatttttataacttCGTacataggtaaaaaaaaaaagagaaacacaaGCCCTAAAAGTAAAAATCAGGGGTGTAGCCAGCCCATATACCTGTAGGCtcgggcctacaaatttttggtttaatcactctaccgcttgtaataaattatgtgttgttggggtgagctaaaaagcttaagatctgaaagtgttggtgaggtcagtgcgcACTAGTCgtgcgtgcaattttcaggatatgtggaaatgaaagtcggccaggcctacaactagtcaaaaagctggctacgcTCCTGACAATGTCTGCTGTGTTAGATCaagggggagaggggaggggaacATCCCTCTTCCCCACTCCTACTGCAAGGTCTGGATCCATCAGTAGTGTGTATTATAGTTTTGTAACATTTTGTAATGTAATATGAGTAGTAAATGAGTATGAGTAGCTATTGTTATCACAAGCTTTTTTCCAACCACATTTCGCAGTTAAACATAGGCTTTCATAATGTCCCTTACAGTTgtgcagttttgttttgtcccAAGACTATGTCGCTCACTAAGTTGCTTCATTTAGGGTTGTTTTGCTCACTTTAGAGATGCTGACAAATGTTTGTCCTGCGTAACTGATAAAGAGGATGACTTGGTGCAAGTCTACTAAATGTgtcaaaaatcaaattaaatttaGTGACTTCTTCTTTATTTATTGCCAGTGGATGACATACAATTcacataatttaattttattagcTGACATATTGATTGCAATAAAATTCATGTTTCAGAAACAGTATTAAACTATCGCTTTTTTGAATTTGATGGTTATTGAGAagttaaagtaatattttttctCACAAAATGAGCAGAATCTATTTTCTTATCTTGTGAGATGTGTGAAGAATAGTGGGGCAAGTAATAtactgggccgagttgttcgaagctgggttaagataacccacgGTTACTGCAAGATTTGagttcagatttgaaagcttgaaaagcatttcagttttaattccttttgtctgcaagttgatgattggaagctctaaaaataacagaaaattatccgagaaaatgcttttcaacacaagaaaaagaaaccagtgGGGGTTAACTTTAAACTGggcccaggggcccgtttctcgaaagtccccgtaagttttcgggcccgaaatcaaatattcaaatcgaaataaaaagaataagagcgcgggtcctggctagcaaactactgcattttgtgcgttaactgatagttttatcctgttagatgcaaaactattgaaacctcgatctttaatgcaaacggagacagcttaccgggcccgttaatcatcgggacttttgagaaacgggcccctggagcTTATAGTGAGCACTTATATTACAATTGAGGGGGTAATAACATTGCAGTGAGAATGAAGGGTGAAATTAAAGTTTGGTTTCCAGGATAACATCATGGTGCCGAGAAATAAACAGAAAGACGTCGGGGCTCGAAAAGAGTCCTGTCTGGTCgcctgggaaaaaaatttcttcttgCTGGGTGAGTAACTGGTAAAACTTACTCTCCCAAGGCAAAGGTCACATTATACTAAGcaataaaatgtttttagaCGGCAAAATGATAATTTAAATCAATTGTAATGATAAACAGTTCAGTAGAGGCCTTTAGATGCTAGAAACGTTCCAGTTTCAAAAAGACGATAGTTTTCATCGGAAAACTGTAGCAAGCCACCTTAAGCTTTATTTTAGTGCTGTATGTatcatttagttttgttttaaaaacaagaagccATTGCTTAAAAGCTTGTGACAATTTTCTTGGCCAACACTTTTTTTTGCATGACAccaaaactttaaaattcaaacattataaaacaaaaactatgtCACACGTAATAACCAGCCGTTGGTAGCCTAATGTGCTGTTTTCAGCCAGTATTGTGGCTTTGGCTATACTTACTGTTGGCTGCTTTGCACTATAGTTTGTTGTAACAGCCTTCACAAAAGGACCCTTGCTGGCAGCAATACACACAGTGATTGAGATCTTTCTCCCAGATTTCAATTATGATATACCATAATTTCATCTTCATTAGATGATTTGTTATGCTTTGGAGAAGTCCagttaaaaacctaaaaaatttaacaaactcacaattgattttgttttatgctctttcaatcTCTTGTATTTGTAGGGTTTGTTGTATCCCATAATCTGGCATGAGATAAGTCACATGATACCCGACTGCAATGGGCCGGACAATTTTACCCTTGGCAGTACTGTTTATTTACAACACAAAGGCTAGTGGGGCCCAGCAAATCGGGACTGAAATAGTTTTAAACAAACAGATGCTACATGTAACAAGGTTCAGAATCCCAACTGCCTGTAAGTGTACCATTTGGCTTTTTTTACAAGTGTGCTCCAGGATTTGAACTCCTAGCAGTCATGGTGGGACTTGAACTCAACATCACCAGATTACAAATCAGAACTCTAACATACGGCTGCTCAGCTATGCTACCTCCTGCAGGATCCTTGCTGCCATCATTGACAACAAATGGGTAAAGCCCAGGGAAGACACCAGCTTTTGGTAACAGCTACAGGGATGTCCCAGTTTTCATTCCTTGTGGAAAACTAGGGAATCCAGTTTTGCCCATAATaaacatttttatcattaataatattattataatatattaATGGTTAGCCTCTGTTGCTTGTGCGTTTTGCAACTGCGAGAAATCCTATTTGTGAACAACCCTGGGTGAGAGTTTTCACTTTGTAACAAAAAGGTAAATTCTAGTATATCCTCCCGACTGTGTCCTTTTGACAACAAATTTCATAAAGACTCAGACTATCATGCATTACATAGTTACATACATTACATAGTTAATTCTCtcgtattcagtaaattattgtattgttcatCAGTATGAGCAGAAACTCATTATGGGTTTCTGGTATGGGTTAGTACCACCAAGAAAAACATGTACTTGCACCCccatatctttgtcagaagtttaaaaccagaTCAGAAGTGCACAACTGCAACACTAGGAATAGGGACCGCCTACATATACCACTCTGTAGGACCGCTGCAGGTCAGCGTACGTTTACCTTCAGAGGCCAAAGGCTGTGGAAAACTCTCCCAGACGAGTTTCGGTCATCACTAATTTAGAtgtatttaaagttaaaataaaacagcatttttaaagggtatttttggaaaactaagttttagatatttgacattgtaaattaagctgaaaagcctttttgaggagattaataaagttattattgtttattataGACTATCATACATTACATAGTTGATAAATTTGATTAATACTCAAcactaaatattaaaataacttaatacAAAATATTAATGATAATTAACAATGCCCTTGGCGCTAGCTTTTGCCGATAACAGGTAAAGTAAGAGTCAGGATCTGGAAAAGAAGagtcaaaataataatttcttatAAATTTATACTAGACTCATGGAGTTTTGCTTTGATGTACATGTAGGTACACAAGCTCTGACTATTATGGTTCCTTCTTTCCATTCCCTTCAAGGctaacaacatttttttataattgttgAAAAGACAGACTAAGCAAGATATTGCCTATTGTTGTGTAGCTGTCAAAACATGATGCACCTTTATGCCTGAATTAGCACCTGGGCGACTTATTTactttgtgtgtgtgtgttgagAGTGGGCATAATTCAAAGAGGGGTGGTTATTTGAAAGGGGGTTGGGTTAGTTTGACTTCAAAGTTTCCATTAAATGCAGACTGTAGAAGCAAATTGGAGTGTATCTGTGACAAGAAACACAAATCTTTGTGTGTTTGCTTTAAATGTCGCATTTCTCTGAGGTCCTGTCATAATGGAATCTCTCTATTCCAGATTATTTAatgacatttttctttcttggagGAATGAGGGTTGGAAGCAGGGAGAGTgctttttaaatattatttctcTCAAAGAGGCACCAGTACAAAAGGGGGGCACTTATTTGAAGGTCAGTGCATTAATTTCAGTATTTACGGTAAACACGCAACTATTGGTACTTTTTGTGACACCCTTAAATCCTTCTCAGAAAGTAATTCTACTTTTAGGCAGCGTACATGTAATATTTActgcaatattattattattcaattgCAATTTTGTGTGGTTTGTTGGTTAGGTTCCTTTGTCAATGGCTAAAAATACAaagtaacattttatttttcttgtattgTGACTTTACCTTAGTCTTCCTGTTATACTGTGCACCACAAGTCTCACTGTCGACATCAAATGGCAAACCAAGGTCCAGGTGATATCTAGCTGGATGAACATGAAGAACTACTTGGTCCTCACCAACATCTAATGTTGTGTCCTTTGTTGATTTCTGCATGGggaaagagaacatttttgGTACACCATAGTTgtgagaaagatgatttttcagtcagtgaaaCAGGCAGTTcggaagaaaaaatgcaaattacaatAGGAGTCGAACCTATGAACTGTTGCCtttgtcactgactgaaaaatcatcttcCTTATATATTCACCAGGTtcaaaattcaccatcacatctCTATCACCTTAGATGTGGTTTCACTACCTTACAATGTAGGAAGGATTTACTTTGTATTCTAATAATATTACTAATATCATTATTCCATGGGTATGTATATGTACCTAGCTGCATATCTTGCACAACTGGAGCTACATGTAATAATATCATACCCAGTTTAAGTCAGTCCCTTATGGGGCTTTAAACGTTATCAGGGTGCAAGTGCATGTGCATGACAGAACTGATACTTCCATATGAGCCAATTGTTATTGTTCTGTCCTAAAACAATAcataattttcttgtttactCGAAATCCTTTCGAGTGAGGAATATTTTAAAATCCTGCTTTTTAGAAACTCTAAATGTGATTAAACTTGAGTCTTGATTCTTGTATCTCATTCATTAAGTGTTAGTGTGTTTGTTGGCAGCCTTGGTGCTTTGTTAGATTTGACTTCTTCATAGGTGAGTATGTTTGTTGATAATTATACAataatttgtttcacttttttttatgttgaaCCGCATGCATCAATAATTTGTTCATTTACAGATGGGGATGGTGGTATGTTATTTTGCCCACTATTATGCTATTTTGCTCAGCAGCAAGTCATTTTGCATGGTGACTTTGTTTGTAGTAACTCCACCATTTTTCAACATgccaaatatgaaaaaaaaacaaaacaaaacaaaacaaaccaaaaaaaaaaacttccttcCTCAGGCATGTCATTTGAGAGACAGCTAACAATGAAGCATTATCACTGTTATAATAATCATGCTAAAATAATGGTTTAAGACTGCAATACAAGTTtgtgttaaaaaagaaatttcatagCACTCACAATTCCAGGCAGGGCAATTTCTATGACAAGAAACTCTGGAATTCCTTCTGGTGGCTCCTTTATTATTTTGTACTTAGGTTCTGGAACTTTTGGTATGGAGTGAACTTCCTCTATCTTTGGAGCATTTGAGGAGGCTAGAGGGAAGTGCAGGAACAACAtacttcactttttaaaaaacagtaaaattactaaaaaaacatttttgttgtttattattgttgtcTCCTTTAAAAACATTTACAGGAAGACACACTACTAGCCCATTTCCCGTTCTGTCATAACAGAGtaaaaaattataactaaatctGTGATCAATGGAGTGCATACATGTTTTGATACATGCACTTCAATGATACATGAAACTACTGGTCTTATTTGAGCTCAATTGACCCTACAAATGAACCATATAATAACCACAACATAAAGATGAGAAAATCATTCAGCaaaagttccatgaaattaCACAGGCTGTCTGATCTTATTAATTTAGATAATTAAACCATGTACAACAATGAGAGACAGCctgtaacattttcttttaaagtaaCAAGTAACAAGATATGTGACACAGTGTATTGATTCAgtcaccaagaaaaaaaacattaaactgACCTTCTGGTGCAGATGATTTGAATTCTTCTTCCATCTCCATTATAACAGGCTTACTTTTGCTTCTTATGCAGTGTGGATGAAGAACTCCCAtacatttcttgtttttaagtaTGGTCCAGTTTCTTTCTAGTTCAATGTCATATTTGCTTTCTAATCCCTCAAAGACAATGGTGAGGAAAAAGCTATTAAATAGTTCACTGTTTTGTAACTTGCTGTAAAATACTGGATTGATGACCACATCATATGCAGTACAACCTAAAGGGAAACATAAACAATAAGTTTTTTGCAATGACTAAAATGAGACATAAATTGTACCTACAAAATTTACTAGATTCTTGACAAATAAGTTAAACTTCAATGCCCCATTGAAGGTCAGAAAAATTGGACGATGCTGCAAATGAGAAGTGTGTCAATTATGTAATTGCTATTGACAGACACCTCATGCAAGTCATATGTAGATTATCACCTATGTAATTTAAGTTAGGATTATCAGATGTAGAATAAAATATGTGCTTGAATTGAAATGGCTTTGCTCTCTCATGTCTGCTATTGTAACAACAAGGTTGGGctgggctgtcactaagatttcaagttaccTGTTATATACACTTAGTAGGTGATGGAATTGAACAGCTATGTGTAGGGAGTTTTTTGTTTCTACTTTCCATTCTTGGGGATCATGCTTATAGTAGCCACAGGAAATCCCCAGCTTCTAGTCCCAGTTGTTGAAAAGATGGATAAccctatccagtggataaatctctattcagtggataatgcaattgatttccctaatacttatctgctggatagtgatttaaccggtggatagtgctgtccaacgtttgaacaaccgaggcTAGGTCCTTACTGTCAGCCCTTAGGCCTTAAACTTGCGACCCATGGGGTTGCTAGTCtgacttaattttattttgtagcTACTAACTTTTCATGCCTGGTCacatttaaaatttcttattttacTTCTAAATGTCTGTTGACTATATTAATTTGTTCTTATCACCAAACTTTTGGCTTGTTGAAGACCTACAAATCACACTGTTTGTAATGCCTGGAAATGTAAGAGCAGATTTTCAGTCCCATGATAAGTAATGCATAATTCACAAGGATCAAGTTTCACCAATGTTCTATTTTCAACCCAAAAAATATCATGCAAAACAttggagtttaaaacaaagaaaatttatcaTTGGTAATAAAATGTTGAGTCTAAAGATGTGAACTGAGATTTTTAAGCAGTAAATAGTCGATGATTTTTTAGCGCTGTGAAATAAggtcataaaaaagaaaaatggagatTCCAGGTGGGGGACGGGTGGGAAATTACACAAGACTGGCCTAAAAAACATTTGTGTTAGAGATCCAGCAATAAGGAACCAGAGGGTTTTATTAACGCATtgagtggacctctgcattcaaaggTTTTTACTTGTGGAGGTCGGCACCAGCCTCCCTCGTTCACAGTGAAGtgaacctgtgcggtagtcctattcaggactccATTAAGCTGGACAACCATGCTCAATCTACTTATTACTCTTACtgctggggtcaatttaataaaacttttacacttGTAATTTACAAGTATAGCTATTGTTCtaagactctaaaacaatggctacacttgtaaattatacatgtaaaagttttattaaattgacccctggttTGCAACTGACATCACGGGGGACATGTTGGTCGACAAGAACAAACGAGTTTCTCTCCTCTTGGAACTAActcttttttcatgcaaattctgGGAACAAATTTGAATTGTTTTGTCAACCAactggccgccttgtcacgtggttgcaaaccataAAATACATCACAAATAAATTAATGAATATAGCCTACCAAACCTTGGCCTTTATTGTCCACTTCTGCATGAGGTTCTCCAAGGCTCATGGGCACACGGTACTGTGTAGGATCCACAGACTGCAATATTTCAGCCAGCTCCTGGTCACTAACATCTTTTGGAACAGGGACTTTGTCCGAGGTACAAATATTGATAAAAACCTTCTCATTTTGACTGTTCCGCAGTTTCATAACATACCCAGGTTTAGGAACAAATTCATATCTATCAGGATTCAAATTTTGTGGCGTCCTAGTTTCCTCTAACAATAATTTCTTGTAAAACTCTTCCTCCTCAAAGTTTACTGAATCATCCGTCAACTCCGCCATCTTTTTTCCCGCCAACTTCGTCCCAGGGGTTTCATTTGTCATGCGCATTTTCCCatcgctgaccaaaaggatcgtgGCCTCTGAGAATGAGAGTGTGTGACAGGACAGTTGACAGGGTTTAAACAACAGTGTTGACAAGAAAAAACATTGTCCTAAAAATCTAGTGAGtgtagaaattttgaaaaaattgttttcgcGCCGAAAACGGCCATTCGCGTGATCTTTAAGTGAAGTTGCGAACCCGGCTAATTAGTGAAAATTATCGGCGATGTTTACAACACCTTGTTGgctttttattgtcattttgcCGTCTGTTTTTGGGTGTTGGTTTTCTGGTAAAACCAGAAACTCGAAAGAGGATTGTTATGGCCATAGCAAACCCTTACCACCAGGGTTAGCGAGAGCAGCAGAGTTGCCGGAGCACACCATTGTTTGCCTCAGACATCTGCGGATGATCGAGAGCCAAGACAATCGGTGCTCTGCACCTTTTCAAGAGAAGCACTCAAAGAAACTTACAGAGATTCCAGCGACACATTATGGAATTATTGATAATTACGGCCGAAAAAACGAAAACTTCCGACCAGGGAGCAAGTGGTGCCATGCTTGTAAAAGGaagttttacaaaaaaacagaagGAGAAAGTGGTATGGCAAGAAGACAACGAAGTAAGGTAAATATTGGCAATTCCCTGGTTAGTTTGCATTTACATTTTATCAAGTCAGTAACAAGTACTCACTTTCCCCAACATGTTCTTGTTACATTCTTTATAGAAAATGGATATGATGA from Porites lutea chromosome 6, jaPorLute2.1, whole genome shotgun sequence includes the following:
- the LOC140941456 gene encoding uncharacterized protein, whose amino-acid sequence is MKGFCQFWFLLLVVSTSVINVPCSACSNNGDCTNHGGICCPSDFTCSTNERCHRRSCIINSHCPAGKECLNSKCIPRLKTCYSDRDCFENATSSRKLKCCREKCKDVFLCTIPTTKTTLTTRSGFSCISWKDCSEGQKCEGGKCKESSEITLTKAGFLSAAILTGSIFLLILCCCFVRESRYSRQRYAERQRRSRRRRRSRQGRRRSTLPNTNAVENGAFTTDCERGFTIPPPEYPRDELSTSADDNDANSTPLGEQNCSPPPYCTLSFDLPPSYEEALQTEANGGDLTEVA
- the LOC140941454 gene encoding PIH1 domain-containing protein 1-like, whose amino-acid sequence is MAELTDDSVNFEEEEFYKKLLLEETRTPQNLNPDRYEFVPKPGYVMKLRNSQNEKVFINICTSDKVPVPKDVSDQELAEILQSVDPTQYRVPMSLGEPHAEVDNKGQGCTAYDVVINPVFYSKLQNSELFNSFFLTIVFEGLESKYDIELERNWTILKNKKCMGVLHPHCIRSKSKPVIMEMEEEFKSSAPEASSNAPKIEEVHSIPKVPEPKYKIIKEPPEGIPEFLVIEIALPGIKSTKDTTLDVGEDQVVLHVHPARYHLDLGLPFDVDSETCGAQYNRKTKILTLTLPVIGKS